Genomic segment of Arachis hypogaea cultivar Tifrunner chromosome 11, arahy.Tifrunner.gnm2.J5K5, whole genome shotgun sequence:
TGAAAATGGTTAGATTCTCATCGATAAACAAAGTCACTTCCAGTGCACTAATGTTGTTCCTTAATTCCTCTGGTAACTTTGAgtagaataattatattttctttCTATAAAATCCACGTAGATGATTTAATTTGAGAGAGAAAATTTCATTCTGTTTATGATTTTATGTTAGTCTAGCCTGAGATTTATATTAGGTGGTCTTTTTGTGGGATAGGATTACGGTAGTATCTATATAGTCACTTAAATGTTCTCACTTCTCTCAAACCAAACTTTGCATCTCCATTACAGTATCTGTTACATATATCACACATTGGATGTAATGACTGAAAAGTGTTGGCTTTTCTAGTTTAATTACAGTATTTATGATGAACATGTTAGCTTTCTGCCTTTCAGGTACTCAATAACATAACTTGAGAATGCAAAGGTTCCTAATTGTCATAGACTGCATTCCCTCTCTTTTCTCCAAGGATATGTTTGGTTGGAGAATAAAAGCGAGACATAGTGGACTCAAAAGAGACCATCAGTATGAACATAAGAAAAAGGAAAGCCCCAAACATTGTGATTGATTGGATGAAAAATGGAAAAACTATAGTGGGCGAAGGGAAGAAAGGACTACATCTTGGAGGGAGCTATCTCTCTGCATAGCAGCTTTGAATTCCTCAAAGGTGACTTTTCCATCACTGTTGGCATCCATTCTGTCGAAAATCTCGTCCAATTTGCCAGGTTCCGTGATATCAACTGGAAGACAGTCATCCGGCAAAGCCTGTTTCAACGGattgtttatttttgttaaaagaaTATGCCAAAGGAGAAGGCTTTAGAAATAAAGGAAATGGAAGAGAGGTTTATTACTCTAAGCATGGATGCTACTTCTTCCTTTGTGATACACCCGGATCGATCTGCATCATACATCTGGTGGTCCAAGAAAACCGAACAACCAAAATTAGCACAtattatatatgaaattataggcgagttaagaaacaagaaaaagaacaaaCAAACCTTTTAAGGCTCTGAATTTGGAAAACATGATTTACATTAGTGTCTAAATCTATTTTCATTAATGTGCACCATCATGTTTTCATTATCATACCATGTTACATGACATGTTAACGTATCAGGTGGCTTCTTGTTATGATTATGGGACTTAAAAGCCCAATTGGACCCAAATAGGAGATCAAGTTGAGAGAGAGACCACTGCCGCTGCCACCGCCGCCGCCGTCGGGGAGGGGGTGAATTGGGAATGGAAACTAAAGAGTGTGAATTGTGAAGAACTCTATTAAACTTCCTTGATTTAGGATATTCTCTTCTGCTCCCTTCCGAGTTGTGTGGAATTTAATTTCGCTATTCCCTAGATCCAACTTTGTAAAACAATCCTAACTTACGTTATATTTCTGAAATTCAACTTCAGGAATTGTAACACTTCTACGgaattataaaatattacaaaGGTTTGACAAATTTCACTAAACGTGCCCCTCCAAAGATCACAAATATGAAATATGAACGTCTTTCCTTTAAATTCAGGGTTATTTTgtcaaaaccaattttttttttttggttgcccaTGATATTTCTCATCCCGACAAACCAAGAACTAATTTGCCGCGAATATAGACTTCATTTAAAGGTCTGTCATTAGCCAATGAGTTTGTTGCATATCCAGAAAACCCtgacacttacttaagcggacgagtgaactGACCATTCGACCAACCAAGTTGATTAAAACCAAAATATTTTAGATGACAAAAAATAGTGGTTAATcctaataaaatattcaaattaattccttaaatttgtaaaaaataatgttaaaaatacCATGTGATAATGATAATAGAAAAATCCATCTCCGAAGAACAATTTGATAATATAGTTCAAAAAATATGACAAGTTAGTAATACACACGCGCGTGCGTGtgcaaacacacacacacacacacaaaacccTTAAAACACTAACCTGGAAGCACAAACGGAGGGCATCATCTCCTTTGGAATTCTTGAGGCTGGAAAGCCCACATAAAATCTCTCGCATGTCAACCGTTCCATCACGGTTGTTGTCGAACAAGTCAAATATGCGTGGTGCTAGAGGAATTAGTGATGGCATATTTATTGCTTTCAGTACCTCCTCAAACTTAGAGAGCGTGGCATTGTCCCCATTTCCACATCTGTTAAGTGTTAAACACAGTCATATTAGAATTAGATGAGCTTTAATATAGTTGAATGTGTTGAGACATTGAAATGGTACAAGTTGTTTCATGTAATGTGGGACAGTTTAAATgggattaaaattaaattaaaaaaaactgttATTTTATCTCAATCCCTAATAAAGATAATCTTTAAGGGGATGAGGATTACCAAATACTTGAAAAATGATCATGGTTAGATTTTTAAGTAATTGAGAGACTTCTAATACCATACCTTTTTAAGTCCAGGACTAAACATCAGAAGACTAAAGTTTATAAATGTAGAATTtaatattacataaaaaataagtagCCATAAACCTCAAAAACTAGCTAAATAGGTGAAGTTTATTGAGCACTAATAAATTTTCAACAATTAATGActctaataaatattttttcgGTGTATATTCTGATTACTTACATCTTCTTGAAGTGTATCCTAAGATTTTCAATTTCCTCTTCTGTAAGATCATAGGATCCTATCAAGGATTTCAGTTTCTTAGTTCTCAAGAACACTGTGGTGCTCCATACGCTTGCAATTGCAGCTGCCCGGAGCTTGCGACGAGCATTGAAGCTTTGCAACCTTGAGACAATCTCAGGGTCCATCTGATCATCTTTCGCTACATCACCTATGACCCATGGATGACTCAGGAGCTTATCCAAGACATAGACAAATGAAGCTATGAGTTCTTATTATCTGATTATGTTAATATACTATCTGAAAACTTTAATCCGCTTGAAATAcgataaaattattgaaaataatttagcaCCGAATTTGAGACGTAATTAGGAACTATGAAGGCATCACAATGCTTTATTGTTGTCTTGTACAGCAGTGAGAAATTGTGTATATTATGAAAACCTTAAAATATCAGTTGAGTTGTCTCCATGTGATTTCAAGATCATTAGTTCAAGTCATGTAATCAATTACCAATTCTTGCATTAGGTTAGATTACCCTTTGTTTCTATGGAGTTTTTTGGCAAGCTTCTAATTTGCTAGCAACTCAACAAGACCGTACTTGTTGAGTTGCCCCTTTATTTagagaataatatattttttaaaaaatattaagtacATACTATTTAGTTGTGTGTTATTTACAATATATGAAATGAAATGTATTCTTTGAAAGAATGGATGGCTACTGTTTGTATAGGAACAAGaaggaaaacaaaattttctttttatatagaaAACTTTACCCAcggaaaaaataaaacaaaaataaaaggcaATAGAAGCTTGAAGAAATAGTTGTGCATTGagtaattttcaaattaaatggACCAGAGGAGGAGGGAAAAGAGAGGAGGGGGGTTGTCTTGTCTTGTGTTGGGTGATACCATAGTGTTTGTAAGGGTagcttttaagataaaaaaaggtTGTCTTGTTTCAAAGGTGAAAATCAGATTAAATTCTACCTAAACaaattttatgtataattttacaCCAATTCCCCAAGCAATATATCCTCATGCAGAAAAATATGGTTGCTTATATTGCAAATATGTCACAGCCTTGGTTATTTATTTTGGTAGGGTATACAATACCTCCTGCGCACTAGGTCTCCTACTAGGATCAACTGTCAGAAGACTCGAAATCAATTGCTTTGCTGATTGAGAAATGCCCTTCCATGTCTTCTCATAGAAGCTGAAGTTCCCCtgtttcaagttttaattttgttaaactaacacgaaataaaac
This window contains:
- the LOC112720538 gene encoding calcium and calcium/calmodulin-dependent serine/threonine-protein kinase isoform X2, which gives rise to MGHESRKLLDEYEVSEILGRGGFSVVRKGIKKSSSDEKTHVAIKTLRRVSASTTTPGCLPRERSNMGFPTWRQVSVSDALLTNEILVMRKIVENVSPHPNVVDLYDVYEDSNGVHLVLELCSGGELFDRIVAQDRYSETEAATVIRQIAAGLEAIHKANIVHRDLKPENCLFLDKRKDSPLKIMDFGLSSVEEFTDPVVGLFGSIDYVSPEALSQGKITAKSDMWSLGVILYILLSGYPPFIAQSNRQKQQMIMNGNFSFYEKTWKGISQSAKQLISSLLTVDPSRRPSAQELLSHPWVIGDVAKDDQMDPEIVSRLQSFNARRKLRAAAIASVWSTTVFLRTKKLKSLIGSYDLTEEEIENLRIHFKKICGNGDNATLSKFEEVLKAINMPSLIPLAPRIFDLFDNNRDGTVDMREILCGLSSLKNSKGDDALRLCFQMYDADRSGCITKEEVASMLRALPDDCLPVDITEPGKLDEIFDRMDANSDGKVTFEEFKAAMQRDSSLQDVVLSSLRPL